A DNA window from Methylocystis heyeri contains the following coding sequences:
- a CDS encoding pentapeptide repeat-containing protein codes for MKATRRGPIASAAIRLGTAALVAAAPAMSRAQEMLKGVDLSQPAYSASEFSREEIVTALKSRKDNAAPLDFSGKSLNGADLSGLDLSNVNFRAARMVRTRLSGARLDHAILDQAWLLEADLTGASLIGAHFFAAQLQRAKADGADFSRARITADLTGASLRGAKFIEANLSADMKNQSMGLMRAVLSSAVAEGANFTAADLMNADLRFLHAAGADFSGAGLQGANAAGADFTGARWDGVKADALDLDSAQVDAAAAQDALKDAANLDRARIK; via the coding sequence ATGAAAGCGACGCGGCGCGGACCCATCGCCTCGGCGGCGATTCGCCTCGGAACTGCGGCTTTGGTGGCCGCGGCCCCGGCCATGTCCCGAGCTCAGGAAATGCTGAAGGGGGTGGATCTCTCCCAGCCGGCCTATTCCGCCTCGGAATTCAGCCGAGAGGAGATCGTCACCGCGCTGAAGAGCCGAAAGGACAACGCCGCGCCTCTGGATTTCTCGGGCAAGAGCCTGAACGGCGCGGATCTTTCTGGACTGGATCTGAGCAATGTCAATTTTCGCGCCGCGCGCATGGTCAGGACCAGACTTTCCGGCGCGAGGCTCGATCACGCCATTCTCGACCAGGCCTGGCTGCTCGAAGCCGATCTGACGGGAGCCTCGCTGATCGGAGCCCATTTCTTCGCCGCCCAGCTGCAGCGCGCAAAAGCGGACGGGGCCGATTTTTCACGCGCGCGAATCACGGCCGATCTGACCGGCGCCAGCCTGCGGGGCGCCAAATTCATCGAGGCCAATCTTTCGGCCGACATGAAAAATCAGTCCATGGGGCTGATGCGCGCGGTGTTGAGCAGCGCGGTGGCCGAGGGCGCGAATTTCACCGCCGCCGATCTGATGAATGCGGACTTGCGCTTTCTGCACGCCGCGGGAGCCGATTTTTCCGGCGCCGGCCTCCAGGGAGCCAATGCGGCGGGGGCCGATTTCACCGGAGCGAGATGGGACGGCGTCAAGGCCGATGCCCTCGATCTCGACTCCGCGCAGGTCGACGCCGCCGCGGCGCAGGACGCGCTGAAGGACGCCGCCAATCTCGACCGCGCCCGGATCAAATGA